A window of Gambusia affinis linkage group LG03, SWU_Gaff_1.0, whole genome shotgun sequence contains these coding sequences:
- the epg5 gene encoding ectopic P granules protein 5 homolog yields the protein MEAVRPKKNKSKTSGKTQLGKKQKQADEDKNCPAPSAGCDGFSEIPLSLPPCPDETKEDQKDPVQPANTAAEPSEKQEPSSAQTQNTSESTETLLSGLNLSAETPQVTEQQKESNREDEGVEAQVPELKTAPQTNKSEKDTQLWNQPFVTTRFAISSAPALYPSLAALEEDSVMQIYEKAVKNCAREPAVLALPEQESSPLSLQPLKAVAELSRSKLYPELPKTAPEMQAFSLEQLSVWEPGEGLRTWLEGVEVCAAQFCALAHQENHELTELLQNYWRCRRQLNQSHTQLHTQSSDCKSTQNRLWSFKDEQLTLQGVCADQAKVCGYHRFQQAEFSQTVLAELRLLFEACSELLHQKVVLHAYTALLSRLQIESYLYRLLKECSGSQTQPCSLQPLKEAISVLFSFTRRVLDDTQFQTDIHQWLERLVVVLLRIGGSGEHLYLLCHLLCCPAGVGKWAAPFLQIQVSGNSGVQHFMQALAILMSPARHRAEFLGHMKPCESQNSAAAGPESGNWTLVDEGGEEDEDPESSWLLLCEEDLISLLSQFPFQQLYSHMLGMSKQGVYEPQACSSQKMMRVFAFASSLVEILARGLQTYNRARYRQLVKRIGHIIRMTVCYVSDHWAQYVSVTDAGGSSSHVHSLTLEKLQLEYDHLFLRAVLHVLRNKRLGIWLFMSEMPYGTLSSSMLWKVLYVMQCAETAGLETLSTVGDTQSCIQALRDLKHQEKFEGWLCEVNSSDGISLLTALAHMATPTQHFDPMFITTITLLIYQVSYVSLSTRETYSKVGRELLAAIATAHPHIISVLLERLRDTIQSVGMMALYLCKELPLSLWKPQREEISVIGAWLLQNPLSAVENRLACVILEGLNWGYTQDGSLALASVLHSEVALLVAEAYQKYLTDKPYSGLISEGIKQVSYLASVLRLGVSPEASFSQWAWQLLLRLKLHGNAQNPKGGWTVPALASNPPPELTHAPSMHSVLRAVKAGLPIGCYLSLAMTTVGHSLENFCTDGVELLKNLIQSRYLRAAVHLLDNILPPTYPLSFYLLNNSHFVSCIQLFLQYDSVCPQGVTQQVTHRVAPLLTGTNYGDNVRLLNSVIQSHVTESSRPGRVGAAAVLEFWVGILIQQNLWYRDKTVLFLMDQICCAAFIHHQEECVQKLLYQQHKNALGYHGDRGLLSSLVGWIAGNATPSFIEGQSLSGEVWFAWLVLNTEAMFEEESQLRRCIENELLSEPSISPDQALKKAQQKLKLPVAPSLQRLQLYRWASQALATPPDHPLLPLIWQKFLQLYLRQPGPEYGLAAGGCIGRRFFQTSSQAALLKDLRQRLQEVSDFHHTASQALRVPPPHTPSSESQEDESPLSPTPLYLTSPQLHSELVRLFGVFALWLDDETLQKQEVYLPCLSPEYEPHRLAQVMQQQQELWLEYVDQERLQYDKQEVLSLWEKVQSEPTFLQTQNPGFAGYTGLSNARERIMSNLEKHPVPLPAPDLQQLQAPVAEVPPSCLTDSKAAARLLQQDLGVLQDQARIAVAREAQQVAMEQELLENLPLLFKNRPEQVSMALECKGKGGQPCQGAANITVTCERVQRQEAVHNQITSLRRDVKKLQTDAMAPPPQSLAQAAVHTENFITALVNIYKAQKSPAVQQVGVSAFYQVVSFVCEDTLRHPPTRQYLSSCVEILGQVFIQGNPKECGRVLNTILEHRLLCPLLSPFFTPNAAPDQFVFLYQDVVTSLHLDTADIIFMLLTKFDLSQWLNEAHPVFSERTRLLELVHGALCVCGRDPESELLMPFHLFTKHWTVLLRHHFPDHYSDCLRLLMTSSADQLLSPECWKVTLRVLGCLPPTRSSKNKPEPSITSAVGATSSPYRSPISLSPQQVEETVNWLSDYFLRSRLSKADLRSFGLYSAWVPYISDVVTFWEHLIGCLINTQVSSCTREPVGSNKVMKALQDLHSKLANLFTPWIFPLDTADGGNGKCYPWLETDAVAAGCLVGLYVQLTDTLHHKFRDRLLPGQRGALWLCLMQYCESCTSPRTPEYLLYLYHTHLRILPWRHLHPDSQLMEHLFNVERGSPKSCFLFMGELMCEVNWVSVLSDHLEAPPSSTSYPALSSVATQKDSHTMLVYLLYMLVFLAKEEQLLTKQDSPLLSLLVQSTSLPWYQLDLSSYQGILGYVGTHYPPSLLLSGDSAPQLLLKLLRGAAGLHPHPSETPHQEETLKAGGYVSWSVKSLVTLEQGGGINLGSLEAQLETLLESVVTFNPPDVGLEQRHMAFCGLFSDALTLLNGVGVSTGEALAAHVITWLDRKGRGCPILPLLTACSQCLASVRHMTRIMEACITAYFNNAEEESVGWGPVLASLQVPELTMDDFLSESQSGGSFLTLYAFILQRLNSEYTAANQRRILALISTWTTQVFPSGPGDEAKLFLWWHKALNLSVEQLQPQAGNTEGPGVIMGLVRLQTRLLQLGEERLNSGLLGAIGLGKRSPVSNKFRVVVRSLAAFLSIQVPSETELRLQPTTDLQLSPKAQQMLGMLESMSSNKQYAELQEALNKAIQFIRYPGHCVKDGPRLLALLVNLLYSDLRYLHVIR from the exons TTGGGCAAGAAGCAGAAGCAAGCAGATGAGGACAAAAACTGCCCAGCTCCATCCGCTGGCTGCGATGGCTTCTCCGAGATCCCTCTGAGTTTGCCTCCCTGTCCAGATGAGACCAAAGAGGATCAGAAGGATCCTGTCCAGCCCGCCAATACAGCAGCAGAGCCATCTGAGAAACAAGAGCCTTCCTCAGCACAGACTCAAAATACATCAGAGTCGACTGAGACTCTACTGTCAGGTCTGAATCTGTCAGCAGAGACGCCACAAgtgacagagcagcagaaagagtCAAACCGCGAAGATGAGGGGGTGGAAGCTCAGGTTCCTGAGCTCAAAACTGCACCACAAACCAACAAGTCTGAAAAAGACACGCAGTTGTGGAATCAACCTTTTGTGACGACTCGGTTTGCCATCTCAAGTGCTCCTGCTCTGTACCCGTCTCTTGCAGCACTGGAGGAGGATTCTGTGATGCAGATCTACGAGAAAGCTGTGAAAAACTGTGCAAGGGAACCTGCAGTGTTGGCACTGCCGGAGCAGGAATCCTCTCCCTTGAGTTTGCAGCCTCTGAAGGCTGTAGCTGAGCTTTCCAGGAGCAAACTGTACCCAGAATTACCCAAAACAGCCCCAGAGATGCAG GCCTTTTCATTGGAGCAACTGAGCGTGTGGGAGCCAGGCGAAGGGCTGCGCACCTGGCTGGAAGGTGTTGAGGTTTGCGCTGCCCAGTTCTGTGCTCTGGCCCATCAGGAGAACCATGAACTGACAGAACTGCTGCAGAACTACTGGCGCTGCCGCCGACAGCTGAACCAGTCACACACGCAGCTGCACACTCAGTCGTCTGACTGCAAGAGCACACAGAATCGTCTCTGGAGCTTCAAAGACGAACAGCTCACACTTCAG GGTGTGTGTGCAGACCAGGCTAAGGTTTGTGGATACCATCGTTTCCAGCAGGCAGAGTTTAGTCAGACTGTTCTGGCCGAGCTGCGGCTACTCTTTGAGGCCTGCAGTGAGCTCCTCCACCAGAAGGTGGTGCTGCATGCCTACACTGCTCTGCTGTCACGCCTGCAGATTGAATCCTATTTGTATCGCCTACTAAAAG aatgcTCCGGAAGCCAAACCCAGCCTTGTTCTCTCCAGCCTCTGAAAGAGGCCATCAGTGTCCTGTTTAGCTTCACCCGGAGAGTCCTTGATGACACACAGTTCCAGACAGACATCCATCAGTGGCTGGAAAGGCTG gttgttgtcctgctgcgTATTGGAGGATCGGGGGAGCACCTTTACCTGCTGTGTCATCTTCTCTGCTGTCCTGCTGGAGTGGGAAAGTGGGCAGCTCCGTTTCTTCAA ATTCAGGTTTCGGGGAACTCCGGAGTGCAACATTTTATGCAAGCATTAGCCATCTTAATGTCACCTGCCAG GCACCGTGCAGAGTTTCTGGGTCACATGAAGCCTTGTGAGAGTCAGAACTCAGCAGCTGCAGGGCCCGAGTCTGGCAACTGGACCCTCGTTGATGAAGGTGGAGAAGAG GATGAAGATCCAGAGAGCAGCTGGCTCCTGCTCTGTGAGGAAGATCTGATCTCCCTGCTGAGCCAGTTCCCCTTCCAGCAGCTCTACTCTCACATGCTGGGGATGAGCAAACAGG GTGTCTACGAGCCTCAGGCCTGCTCCAGTCAGAAGATGATGCGTGTCTTTGCCTTTGCTTCCTCGCTCGTTGAAATTCTCGCCCGTGGCCTCCAGACCTACAACAGAGCTCGCTACAGACAGCTGGTCAAACGAATAGGACACATCATCCG AATGACAGTGTGCTACGTCAGTGACCACTGGGCCCAGTATGTGAGTGTGACTGATGCCGGTGGGTCCAGCTCTCACGTTCACTCCTTAACTctggaaaaactgcagctggaATATGATCACCTCTTCCTCAGAGCTGTTTTGCATGTTCTCAGAAACAAAAG GTTGGGCATTTGGTTGTTCATGTCTGAGATGCCCTACGGGACATTGTCCAGCTCTATGCTTTGGAAGGTCCTTTATGTCATGCAGTGTGCAGAGACAGCAGGACTAGAAACTCTCAGCACTGTTGGAGACACACAATCCTGCATTCAGGCTCTCAGAG ACTTGAAGCACCAGGAGAAATTTGAAGGGTGGTTGTGTGAAGTGAACAGTTCTGACGGCATTTCCCTCCTCACTGCACTGGCACACATGGCGACGCCCACTCAGCACTTTGACCCCATGTTCATCACAACCATAACTCTGCTGATTTACCAG GTGTCTTATGTTAGTTTGTCGACCAGAGAAACTTACTCTAAGGTGGGGAGGGAGCTGCTGGCTGCCATAGCAACAGCCCATCCCCATATCATCTCTGTGCTCCTGGAGAGACTGAGAGACACCATCCAGTCTGTGGGAATG ATGGCTTTGTACTTGTGCAAAGAGCTCCCCCTGAGTCTGTGGAAGCCGCAGAGAGAGGAGATATCTGTGATTGGAGCCTGGCTGCTCCAGAACCCGCTGTCTGCAGTGGAGAACAGACTGGCTTGTGTCATCCTGGAGGGTCTGAACTGGGGTTACACTCAG gacGGCTCTTTGGCGTTGGCTTCCGTCCTCCACAGTGAGGTGGCTCTGCTGGTGGCAGAAGCCTATCAGAAATATCTTACAGACAAACCATACAGTGGGCTCATATCCGAGGGAATCAAACAG GTGTCTTATCTAGCCAGCGTTCTTCGCCTGGGTGTGTCTCCAGAAGCGTCCTTTAGTCAGTGGGCGTGGCAGCTGTTGTTGAGGCTGAAGCTCCATGGTAACGCCCAGAACCCTAAAGGGGGCTGGACGGTACCGGCCTTGGCTTCCAACCCACCTCCAGAGCTTACCCATGCTCCCAGCATGCACTCTGTTCTCAGGGCTGTAAAAGCTGGCCTCCCTATTGGTTGCTACTTGTCCCTCGCTATGACGACAGTGGGACACAG tttgGAAAACTTTTGCACCGATGGAGTTGAGTTGctaaaaaatctgattcagtCCCGCTACCTGAGAGCTGCTGTGCATCTGTTGGATAACATCCTGCCCCCCACCTACCCTCTGAGCTTTTACCTCCTGAACAACTCTCA CTTTGTCAGCTGCATCCAGCTTTTCTTGCAGTACGACAGCGTGTGTCCTCAAGGTGTGACGCAGCAGGTCACACACCGGGTGGCGCCGCTGCTCACAGGCACCAACTACGGGGACAACGTCCGTCTGCTGAACAGCGTCATTCAG agtcATGTGACGGAGAGCTCCCGGCCCGGTCGTGTCGGAGCCGCTGCCGTTTTGGAGTTTTGGGTGGGAATCTTGATCCAGCAGAATCTGTGGTATCGTGACAAAACGGTTCTGTTCCTCATGGATCAGATCTGCTGTGCTGCCTTTATTCACCACCAGGAGGAATGTGTGCAGAAGCTCCTGTACCAGCAGCATAAG AATGCTTTGGGTTACCACGGAGATCGGGGTCTGCTCTCCTCTCTGGTTGGCTGGATTGCTGGAAATGCCACGCCATCCTTCATCGAGGGCCAGTCCCTGAGCGGAGAG GTTTGGTTTGCTTGGCTCGTCCTGAACACGGAGGCCATGTTTGAGGAAGAATCTCAGCTAAGACGCTGCATTGAGAATGAGCTGCTGTCCGAGCCCAGCATCTCCCCGGATCAGGCCTTAAAG AAGGCGCAGCAGAAGCTGAAGTTGCCTGTAGCCCCGTCTCTGCAGCGGCTTCAATTGTACCGCTGGGCCTCCCAGGCCTTGGCCACGCCACCGGACCACCCCCTCCTTCCCCTCATCTGGCAGAAGTTCCTGCAGCTCTATCTCAGACAGCCTGGACCAGAGTACGG GCTGGCTGCCGGGGGTTGCATCGGTAGGAGGTTCTTCCAGACTTCTTCTCAGGCTGCTTTGCTAAAAGATCTGAGGCAGAGGTTACAAGAGGTGTCAGATTTCCACCACACAGCCAGCCAGGCGCTCAGGGTGCCCCCACCACACACCCCCTCATCAGAGAGCCAGGAGGACGAAAGCCCCTTGAGCCCCACGCCGCTCTACCTCACCTCTCCCCAGCTCCACTCAGAACTGGTCCG GCTGTTTGGCGTCTTCGCTCTGTGGCTGGATGACGAGACACTGCAGAAGCAGGAGGTTTACCTTCCCTGTCTGTCACCAGAGTACGAGCCTCACAGACTGGCTCAGgtcatgcagcagcagcag gaGCTGTGGCTGGAGTACGTGGACCAGGAGCGTCTGCAGTATGATAAGCAGGAGGTTTTGTCTCTGTGGGAGAAGGTGCAGAGTGAGCCGACCTTCCTGCAGACCCAGAACCCGGGCTTCGCTGGCTACACCGGCCTGAGCAATG CCCGAGAGCGCATCATGTCCAACCTGGAGAAGCACCCGGTTCCACTTCCAGCTCCTgatctccagcagctccaggctCCCGTGGCCGAGGTTCCCCCCTCCTGCCTCACTGACTCGAAAGCCGCTGCCAGACTTTTACAGCAGGACCTCGGCGTTCTGCAGGACCAGGCCAG GATTGCGGTTGCACGCGAAGCACAGCAGGTGGCAATGGAGCAGGAGCTTTTGGAGAACCTCCCTTTGCTCTTCAAGAACCGACCAGAGCAAGTTAGCATGGCTCTGGAGTGCAAAGGGAAGGGAGGCCAGCCGTGTCAGGGAGCCGCAAACATCACAGTCACG TGTGAGCGAGTCCAGAGACAGGAGGCGGTCCACAACCAGATAACATCTCTGCGCAGAGACGTCAAGAAGCTGCAGACTGATGCTATGGCTCCTCCACCTCAGAGCCTCGCCCAAGCTGCAGTTCACACCGAGAACTTCATCAC AGCTCTGGTGAATATTTATAAAGCTCAGAAATCTCCGGCGGTGCAGCAAGTCGGTGTGTCCGCCTTTTACCAGGTGGTCTCCTTTGTGTGTGAGGACACCCTGCGACACCCCCCAACACGCCAGTATCTCTCCTCGTGTGTGGAGATACTCGGACAG GTTTTCATCCAGGGCAATCCAAAAGAGTGCGGTCGTGTCCTGAACACCATCCTGGAGCACCGGCTCCTTTGTCCTCTCCTTTCCCCTTTCTTCACTCCGAACGCAGCTCCGGATCAGTTTGTCTTCCTCTACCAAGACGTGGTGACGTCCCTTCACCTCGACACTGCTGACATCATTTTCATGCTGCTCACTAAG TTCGATCTCTCCCAGTGGCTGAATGAGGCTCATCCCGTGTTTTCGGAGAGAACCCGTTTGCTGGAGCTGGTCCACGGAGCTCTGTGTGTCTGCGGCCGAGACCCCGAGTCAGAACTCCTCATGCCTTTTCACCTCTTCACCAAACACTGGACCGTGCTTTTACGCCACCATTTTCCCGACCATTACAGCGACTGCCTTCGCCTGCTAATGACCA GTTCTGCAGACCAGCTGCTGAGTCCAGAGTGCTGGAAAGTGACCCTGCGAGTTCTGGGCTGCTTGCCTCCAACCCGCAGCTCTAAGAACAAACCTGAACCGTCGATCACCTCCGCAGTCGGCGCCACATCTTCCCCTTACCGATCCCCCATAAGTCTCTCTCCTCAGCAG GTGGAGGAGACCGTGAACTGGCTGAGTGACTACTTCCTGCGGAGTCGCCTCAGTAAGGCCGACCTCCGCAGCTTTGGCCTCTACTCCGCCTGGGTTCCCTACATCAGTGATGTCGTTACCTTCTGGGAACATCTGATTGGTTGCCTCATCAACACACAGGTCAGCAGCTGCACCAGAGAGCCAGTAGGCAGCAACAAAGTAATGAAag CTCTGCAGGATTTGCACAGTAAGCTGGCGAACTTGTTTACGCCGTGGATCTTTCCTCTGGACACTGCTGATGGAGG TAATGGGAAGTGCTACCCCTGGCTGGAGACGGACGCAGTCGCAGCCGGATGTCTGGTCGGTCTGTACGTCCAGCTCACCGACACACTTCATCACAAATTCAGAG ATCGCCTGCTGCCTGGACAGAGAGGGGCTCTGTGGCTGTGTTTGATGCAGTACTGTGAGAGCTGCACCTCCCCCCGCACGCCTGAGTACCTGCTGTACCTGTACCACACACACCTCCGCATCCTGCCCTGGAGGCACCTGCATCCTGACTCTCAGCTCATGGAGCATTTATTCAAT GTGGAGAGAGGAAGTCCCAAGAGCTGCTTCCTGTTCATGGGTGAGCTGATGTGCGAAGTGAACTGGGTCAGTGTTTTGAGCGACCACTTAGAAGCGCCTCCCAGCTCCACATCATATCCGGCTCTGTCATCCGTGGCTACGCAGAAGGATTCGCACACCATGTTGGTCTATCTGTTATACATGTTGGTGTTTCTGGCCAAAGAGGAGCAGCTCCTCACTAAACAG GACTCCCCTCTGCTCAGCCTTCTGGTTCAGTCCACATCTCTGCCTTGGTACCAACTGGACTTGTCTTCATACCAGGGCATTCTGGGATATGTAGGCACCCACTATCCTCCATCTCTGCTTCTCAGTGGTGATTCTGCCCCCCAGCTGCTCCTGAAGTTACTTCGTGGTGCTGCGGGGCTCCATCCACATCCCAGTGAAACTCCACACCAG GAGGAAACCCTGAAGGCCGGAGGCTACGTCTCCTGGTCTGTGAAGTCACTGGTGACCCTGGAGCAAGGAGGTGGGATCAACCTCGGCAGCTTGGAGGCTCAGCTAGAGACGCTTCTGGAAAGCGTTGTAACGTTCAACCCACCAG ACGTGGGCTTGGAGCAGAGGCACATGGCGTTCTGTGGTCTTTTCAGCGACGCCTTGACTTTGCTCAACGGAGTCGGGGTCTCAACAGGCGAGGCGCTGGCTGCCCACGTCATTACCTGGCTGGACAGGAAGGGGAGGGGCTGTCCGATCCTTCCTTTACTCACAGCCTGCTCCCAGTGTCTGGCATCGGTGCGACACATGACGCGCATCATGGAGGCCTGCATCACAGCGTACTTTAACAATG CTGAGGAAGAGTCTGTTGGCTGGGGCCCTGTGCTGGCATCACTGCAGGTGCCTGAGCTCACAATGGACGACTTCCTCTCCGAGAGCCAATCAGGAGGCAGCTTCCTGACGCTCTACGCCTTCATCTTGCAACGCCTCAATAGCGAATacacagcagccaatcagaggaggatCCTGGCTCTCATTAGCACATGGACCACACAGGTCTTCCCCAG CGGTCCGGGCGATGAAGCTAAGCTGTTCCTTTGGTGGCACAAAGCCCTGAACCTGTCAgtggagcagctgcagccgcAGGCGGGAAACACTGAGGGGCCAGGGGTCATCATGGGGCTGGTGCGGCTGCAGACCAGGCTGCTACAGCTGGGAGAGGAAAGGCTGAACTCTGGGCTGCTGGGAGCCATAGGCCTTGGGAAGAGGTCTCCTGTTTCTAATAA ATTCAGGGTGGTGGTCCGCAGCCTGGCAGCGTTCCTCTCCATCCAGGTGCCGTCAGAGACCGAGCTGAGACTCCAACCCACCACAGATTTACAGCTTTCTCCAAAAGCACAACAG ATGTTGGGGATGTTGGAGAGCATGTCCAGCAATAAGCAGTACGCTGAGCTACAGGAGGCTTTAAATAAGGCAATCCAGTTCATCCGATACCCAGGGCATTGTGTCAAAGATGGACCCCGCCTCCTGGCCCTGCTGGTTAACCTTCTGTACTCGGACCTCAGATATCTGCACGTCATCCGTTAG